GGTCATGCGCCGCCGGTGAAGATTGACGAGGCTTCTTCGGGCAGCCAGTTCGACGGTTGGCGCGCAAGCTCTGAGAGCTTGCGCGTGAAGGCATCCACCCAAGAAGATGTAGGAGTCGCCAAGGCAGCAAGCTGGCTCCTCAGCAAAGGCTGGCGCAAACGCGGCCTAATCAACCTCTCCACAATTCCCGGCTAAAAACACTCCCCCACCCAGCCCCGTCGCCCAACCCGTCCGCACTACCAGACCGGCCCTTTTCCCTAACCGCCCAACGGGCAACCAAGCCGGGAGGAAGGAATCCCCGCAACACCCTCCCCCTAATCCCCCGCGCGAATCAGCTGAACCTTCAAAAGCAGCGCAACCCCAACACACTGAACGATCACAGTACTGAAAAGCATTCGCCCATATCCCCCGTGCGTCAGCGCCACGGCGAGCATGCAGGAGAGCAGAATCGCGAGACAGAGTTGAGAGGAGTAGCGTCGAAGCGTCAGGGCGAAGCCTGCCAGCGAGGCGACGATGAGAGCGAGGATGTAGAGGTTCTTGCCCGGGAAGATCTCGTTGACGAGCTTGAGGACGACGAGCCTGGGGATCCTGGCGACAAAACCGTCTTCCCGCAGCATGTAGTGGAAGAGTTCCTTGCCCGCTCGGGCCATCTCGAGTTCGCCTTTGATCGTGCGTCCCGTCTGTGCCCGATAGTAGTCAAAGCTCGCTGTGCGAATCTTGTAGAAGTCGCTCATTCCCGATCGAGCGAGTTCGCGCGAGTAGGCGGCTGGCATGTCGTTCCAGCCGTTCGTGCCGGTGATGAAGACGAGATCGTGGGTGACTTGCCAGCTGTTGATGAAGAGCGGCAGGGAAACAATCAGGGTCGTAACGGCCGCGACCGCCCCCTGGCGCAGGGTGAAGTCCTTGCGCCAAAAGCCGGCCAGAAAGATCAGGGCGTATACAGGCAGGAGCAGCAAGAACTGTTTCTTTGCCAGAATCAAGAGTCCAACTCCGATGCCGAGCAAGACGCACGTGCGAAGCGATCTGGAATCGTCGATCTGCAGGCAGACCAGCACGAGTCCCGCGACGACGCTTGTAGCCAGGGTCTCGGTCATGAGTAGTGAGGCGTGGAGTGGCGTATAGGGGTGGACGAGGTAGAGGCCGGCGCAGAGGACGGAGAGTGTGTGCCCGACGCCGATCCGCTTTGCGACAAAGAAGATGAGTAGCGCGTTGAAGCAGACAAGGAAGAAGTTCAGCAGGCGCAGCGCCAGGAATGGATCACTGGCGTCCGCAAAGATCGACGCCACATAGGGATACAGAATGTCACGGTAGGCGGTGCGATCGGGGCGATCGGGGTACTCGTCGTCGAGCAGTCCGCGTTTCGACAGGGCGTCGATCTCGTCCTCGCTGTAGGGGACGGCGCCTTCCTTGGTTTGATAGTTCTGGAAGAGTTGCGTCAGTTCGGGGGAATCGTCCCGGGAAAAACCTCGACCGTGGGCGATCGCGTGAGCGATCCGGAACAGATCGATCTGGTCGCCGTTCCCCATTACCGGCGGCCGACTGAGATCCTCGTAGTTGATTTCGTAGTAGGCAAAGAAGCGAAGCGCGCAGGCGAGGATCAAGATTGCGACGCAGATGGCGTCGGCCCTGCGGACGCCTCCCACCAACGGGCCAACGACACCCTGAGAAATGGGCGGCTGTATCCCTTCCCCGAGCTTATCTTCCGCCGACCAGATCGGCTGATTTTCTGGTTCGGCTTCCAAGCCGCCTCCTCGCGGAGATCTCACCCCAGTGTTGCGCTGGGGGTCCCGCTCTCCGCAAGACCTCGTTTCGTCCAGTTTTCCCTTCAGCGTGAGTATCAGTTGCGCATTGCTGAAACTGCCGAAAGCAGATTCAGATGTGGGCCGGCAGTCGAGCTGGAACTCTATGGCCCCACGCGAGCCCTCAGGCGCCACACCTCAAGTTCGGTAAATCGGGAACCGCATCAGAAAGAACCGACCCGCGCCACTACGCCCGGAACGGTGTTCTCAGGATGTAGCGGGCATGAAGTATCGGGCGGACATAGACGGTCTCAGGGCGCTAGCGG
This portion of the Myxococcales bacterium genome encodes:
- a CDS encoding glycosyltransferase family 39 protein; translated protein: MEAEPENQPIWSAEDKLGEGIQPPISQGVVGPLVGGVRRADAICVAILILACALRFFAYYEINYEDLSRPPVMGNGDQIDLFRIAHAIAHGRGFSRDDSPELTQLFQNYQTKEGAVPYSEDEIDALSKRGLLDDEYPDRPDRTAYRDILYPYVASIFADASDPFLALRLLNFFLVCFNALLIFFVAKRIGVGHTLSVLCAGLYLVHPYTPLHASLLMTETLATSVVAGLVLVCLQIDDSRSLRTCVLLGIGVGLLILAKKQFLLLLPVYALIFLAGFWRKDFTLRQGAVAAVTTLIVSLPLFINSWQVTHDLVFITGTNGWNDMPAAYSRELARSGMSDFYKIRTASFDYYRAQTGRTIKGELEMARAGKELFHYMLREDGFVARIPRLVVLKLVNEIFPGKNLYILALIVASLAGFALTLRRYSSQLCLAILLSCMLAVALTHGGYGRMLFSTVIVQCVGVALLLKVQLIRAGD